One Pseudorhodoplanes sinuspersici DNA segment encodes these proteins:
- the folB gene encoding dihydroneopterin aldolase produces MSKTTDNIFITGLALHAYHGVMAHEAKVGQTFTLDILIDIDLGQASRSDRLAHTVSYGTVTEIASEAFCAQRFRLIEAAAGAVIDALLEKFPQIMKIRLTVHKPHAPIAATFDDVGVIITRGR; encoded by the coding sequence ATGAGCAAGACCACCGACAACATCTTCATCACCGGCCTCGCGCTGCATGCCTATCACGGCGTGATGGCGCATGAGGCCAAGGTCGGCCAGACCTTCACACTGGACATCCTGATCGATATCGATCTGGGCCAGGCCTCGCGGTCCGACCGGCTCGCGCATACGGTGTCTTATGGCACGGTCACCGAAATCGCGAGCGAAGCCTTCTGCGCGCAACGCTTTCGCCTGATCGAAGCGGCAGCCGGCGCGGTCATCGACGCCCTGCTCGAGAAATTCCCGCAGATCATGAAAATCCGGCTCACGGTGCACAAGCCGCATGCCCCGATTGCCGCAACCTTCGACGATGTCGGCGTGATCATCACGCGCGGGCGCTGA
- the folP gene encoding dihydropteroate synthase codes for MTNPIADAAQSPLLDRLLSPKRATVMGVLNLTPDSFSDGGRFIDPLLAITHAKRMIAEGADIIDVGAESTRPYGGMAPVTAQIERERLEPVLSAVVALGKPVSIDTMKAEVADWAIGQGAAIANDVWGLHRDPDMAPVVARHGVPVIVMHNRETADPAIDIIADMNAFFERSLDIAAKAGLRREQIVLDPGIGFGKVPEQSIIAVAQLHKFKHFGLPILIGLSRKRFIASIVPSEPDQRLGGSIAGHLLAVQAGATIVRTHDVAETMQALRVAEAIRDAQ; via the coding sequence ATGACCAATCCAATCGCCGACGCCGCACAATCGCCGTTGCTGGACCGCCTGCTTTCGCCGAAACGTGCGACGGTGATGGGTGTCCTCAACCTGACGCCGGATTCTTTTTCCGACGGCGGCCGGTTCATCGATCCGCTGCTTGCGATTACCCACGCCAAGAGAATGATTGCCGAAGGCGCCGACATTATCGATGTGGGCGCGGAATCGACGCGGCCCTATGGCGGCATGGCGCCGGTGACGGCGCAGATCGAACGTGAACGGCTGGAACCCGTCCTCTCCGCCGTCGTTGCGCTCGGCAAGCCGGTCTCGATCGACACGATGAAAGCCGAGGTCGCCGACTGGGCCATCGGTCAGGGCGCGGCGATTGCCAATGACGTCTGGGGCCTGCATCGCGATCCCGACATGGCGCCTGTGGTCGCCAGACACGGCGTGCCGGTGATCGTCATGCACAATCGCGAGACAGCCGATCCGGCCATCGACATTATCGCCGACATGAACGCCTTCTTCGAGCGCTCGCTCGATATCGCTGCGAAGGCCGGCCTTCGCCGCGAGCAGATCGTGCTCGATCCTGGCATCGGCTTCGGCAAAGTGCCCGAACAAAGCATCATCGCCGTCGCGCAACTGCACAAATTCAAGCATTTCGGCCTGCCGATCCTGATCGGCCTGTCGCGCAAGCGGTTCATTGCGTCCATCGTGCCGTCCGAACCCGATCAGCGGCTGGGCGGTTCGATCGCAGGTCACCTTTTGGCAGTGCAGGCCGGCGCAACAATCGTCCGCACGCACGATGTCGCCGAAACGATGCAGGCGCTGCGCGTGGCGGAAGCGATCAGGGACGCACAATGA
- a CDS encoding DUF4332 domain-containing protein: protein MSKSLKNLDGLGSDVILSLKSAGIRTSEKLLEAAKSPKGRKELSAKTGIDQARLLRFANLADKLRVKGLGEGYAELLCRVGVDTVRELKYRNPEKLAAAMREKNDKLKLVRLVPTEKAVGRWVEAAKKLPQKISY from the coding sequence TTGTCAAAATCGCTGAAGAATCTGGATGGGCTTGGCTCGGACGTGATCCTGAGCCTGAAATCGGCCGGCATCCGCACATCGGAGAAGCTTCTGGAAGCCGCGAAGAGCCCGAAGGGTCGCAAGGAATTATCGGCCAAGACTGGAATCGATCAGGCCCGCCTCCTTCGCTTTGCCAATCTCGCCGACAAGCTGCGGGTCAAGGGCCTTGGCGAAGGCTATGCCGAACTGCTCTGCCGTGTCGGCGTCGATACGGTGCGGGAACTGAAATATCGCAACCCGGAAAAGCTTGCCGCGGCGATGCGCGAGAAGAATGACAAGCTCAAACTGGTGCGCCTGGTTCCGACCGAAAAGGCGGTGGGCCGCTGGGTCGAAGCGGCGAAGAAATTGCCGCAGAAGATTTCCTATTGA
- a CDS encoding helicase HerA-like domain-containing protein, translating into MAKSTKKTKSAAADKPAAEAIETPTKATAKTTRKSAAKSAAPAQPVKAAEPLELPGTIFVGESVKPERLTLALANRHGLATGATGTGKTVTLQVLAEGFSRHGVPVFAADIKGDLSGISEPGEAKPALLERAQSMGLEYQPDQFPTIFWDLFGEQGHPIRATVTEMGPLLLARLLDLNEVQEGVLNIAFKIADDEGLPLLDFKDLRAILDAIAPFGSKREAEEGSGNAIVDQIKQTVGKYGNVTKQTVGTIQRALLVLENQGGEKFFGEPALDLKDFMRTDRDGRGYVSILAADKLMANPRLYATFLLWLLSELFEELPEIGDPDKPRLVFFFDEAHLLFDDAPKALLDKIEQVVRLVRSKGVGVYFVTQNPLDVPDKVLAQLGNRVQHALRAFTPRDQKAVQTAADTFRPNPDLNTAKVITELGKGEALVSFLEGNGTPSMVERTMIRPPSARMGPISPVERAAIIAASPVKGKYDTVIDSDSAYEKLSERVEKEAAPADQGGGIGDWIGSIFGTNRKRGERLTTSQTIAREVTRTVTGRVAGGIAASIGKKIGGSAGSSIGRAIVRGTLGGILRR; encoded by the coding sequence ATGGCGAAGTCGACCAAGAAGACGAAATCAGCGGCGGCTGACAAGCCGGCAGCAGAGGCGATCGAGACGCCGACGAAGGCGACGGCAAAGACGACAAGAAAATCAGCAGCAAAGTCCGCAGCACCAGCGCAGCCGGTCAAGGCCGCCGAACCGCTCGAATTGCCGGGAACGATCTTCGTCGGCGAGAGTGTCAAGCCGGAACGGCTGACGCTTGCACTCGCCAATCGGCACGGACTTGCAACCGGTGCGACCGGAACGGGCAAGACCGTGACGTTGCAAGTGCTTGCGGAAGGTTTTTCACGCCATGGTGTGCCGGTCTTTGCCGCCGATATCAAAGGCGACCTGTCTGGTATCTCTGAACCAGGCGAAGCCAAGCCGGCTCTGCTCGAACGTGCGCAGAGCATGGGGCTGGAATACCAGCCCGATCAATTCCCGACCATCTTCTGGGATCTGTTCGGCGAACAGGGGCATCCGATCCGCGCCACCGTCACCGAGATGGGACCTCTGCTGCTGGCGCGGCTGCTCGATCTCAACGAGGTGCAGGAGGGGGTGCTCAATATCGCCTTCAAGATCGCCGACGACGAAGGCTTGCCGCTGCTCGACTTCAAGGATTTGCGCGCGATCCTCGACGCCATTGCGCCGTTCGGCAGCAAGCGCGAAGCCGAAGAGGGGTCGGGAAATGCGATCGTCGATCAGATCAAGCAGACGGTGGGGAAATACGGCAACGTCACCAAGCAGACGGTCGGGACCATTCAGCGCGCGCTGCTGGTGTTGGAGAACCAGGGCGGCGAGAAATTCTTCGGCGAGCCGGCGCTCGACCTGAAGGACTTCATGCGCACCGATCGCGATGGCCGCGGCTATGTCAGCATTCTCGCCGCCGACAAGCTGATGGCCAATCCGCGGCTCTATGCGACCTTCCTGTTATGGCTTCTCTCCGAATTGTTCGAGGAATTGCCGGAAATCGGCGATCCGGACAAGCCGAGGCTCGTGTTCTTCTTCGATGAGGCGCATCTTCTTTTTGATGATGCCCCGAAAGCCTTGCTCGACAAGATCGAACAGGTGGTGCGCCTCGTGCGCTCGAAGGGCGTCGGCGTCTATTTCGTCACCCAGAACCCGCTCGACGTGCCGGACAAGGTGCTGGCGCAGCTCGGCAACCGCGTGCAGCACGCGCTCCGCGCCTTCACGCCGCGCGACCAGAAGGCGGTGCAGACTGCGGCCGATACCTTCCGTCCCAATCCGGATCTCAACACCGCCAAGGTGATCACCGAGCTTGGCAAGGGCGAAGCTTTGGTGTCGTTCCTCGAAGGCAACGGTACGCCGTCGATGGTCGAGCGTACGATGATCCGTCCGCCGTCAGCGCGGATGGGCCCAATCAGCCCGGTCGAGCGCGCAGCCATCATCGCGGCCAGTCCGGTCAAGGGTAAATACGATACAGTGATCGACAGCGACTCCGCTTACGAGAAGCTGAGCGAGCGTGTCGAGAAGGAGGCCGCGCCGGCGGATCAGGGCGGCGGCATCGGCGACTGGATCGGCAGCATCTTCGGCACCAATCGCAAGCGCGGCGAGCGCCTCACGACCAGCCAGACGATTGCCCGCGAAGTGACACGTACGGTCACCGGGCGAGTCGCCGGCGGCATTGCCGCCTCGATTGGCAAGAAGATCGGCGGCTCGGCGGGCTCCTCGATCGGCCGCGCGATCGTGCGTGGTACGCTCGGTGGGATATTGAGGCGGTGA
- a CDS encoding M20/M25/M40 family metallo-hydrolase, which translates to MTPTDALPKVLDRIDADLDNSLARLFDFLKIQSISTDPAYADQCKSAAAFVARDLETLGLKAEMRPTSGHPVVIGKPEKPNGGPRVLFYGHYDVQPVDPLDLWQTPPFDPRIEDLGNGRKIIVARGACDDKGQLMTFLEACRAYKAVTGTLPLDITVMIEGEEECGSKGLFSFVKENADEFKLDMALVCDTAMWSPTTPMVTTSLRGLVYEDVTVTAADRDLHSGLFGGAAQNPIRVLTKALAAIHDDDGRITIPGFYDGVPELPDDIKADLKALNLTAEEFLGQIGLSIPAGEKGRLLIEMISTRPTCDINGIIGGYTGEGAKTVIASQAKAKVSFRLVGDQDPVKVQQAFRDFIRARIPADCKVEFENHGLAPALQLPFDSPAIVKTRKALQDEWGHKAVTVGAGGSIPIVGDFKRVLGMDSLMVGFALDDDRVHSPNEKYDLTSFHKGTRSWARILAALAG; encoded by the coding sequence ATGACCCCGACCGACGCCCTGCCCAAAGTCCTCGACCGCATCGACGCCGATCTCGACAACAGCCTCGCGCGGCTGTTCGATTTTCTGAAAATTCAATCGATCTCGACCGATCCGGCTTATGCAGATCAATGCAAGAGCGCGGCGGCCTTCGTGGCAAGGGATCTTGAAACGCTCGGACTGAAAGCCGAAATGCGACCGACCAGCGGGCATCCGGTGGTGATCGGCAAGCCCGAAAAGCCGAATGGCGGGCCGCGCGTTCTGTTCTATGGACATTACGATGTGCAGCCGGTCGATCCGCTGGATCTGTGGCAGACGCCGCCGTTCGATCCGCGCATCGAAGATCTCGGCAATGGCCGCAAGATCATCGTCGCGCGCGGCGCCTGCGACGACAAGGGCCAGCTCATGACGTTCCTGGAAGCCTGCCGCGCCTATAAGGCGGTGACCGGCACGCTGCCGCTCGACATCACGGTGATGATCGAGGGCGAGGAAGAATGCGGATCGAAAGGTCTGTTCTCGTTCGTGAAAGAGAATGCCGACGAATTCAAGCTCGACATGGCTTTGGTCTGCGACACCGCCATGTGGTCGCCGACAACCCCGATGGTCACGACATCGCTGCGCGGGCTTGTCTATGAAGACGTGACGGTGACGGCGGCGGACCGCGATCTGCATTCCGGTCTGTTCGGCGGCGCGGCGCAAAATCCGATCCGCGTACTCACCAAAGCGCTGGCAGCCATTCACGATGACGATGGCCGCATCACCATTCCCGGCTTCTACGATGGCGTTCCGGAATTGCCGGACGATATCAAGGCCGATCTGAAGGCACTCAATCTCACAGCCGAAGAATTTCTCGGCCAGATCGGGCTCAGTATCCCGGCCGGCGAAAAGGGCCGCCTGCTGATCGAGATGATCTCGACGCGGCCGACCTGCGATATCAACGGCATCATCGGCGGCTATACCGGTGAGGGCGCCAAGACCGTGATCGCTTCGCAGGCGAAAGCGAAAGTCTCGTTCCGGCTTGTCGGCGATCAGGACCCGGTCAAGGTGCAGCAGGCCTTCCGCGACTTTATCCGCGCGCGCATCCCGGCAGACTGCAAGGTGGAGTTCGAGAACCATGGTCTCGCACCGGCACTGCAATTGCCGTTCGACAGCCCGGCGATCGTCAAGACGCGCAAGGCGTTGCAGGACGAGTGGGGTCACAAGGCGGTGACGGTCGGCGCCGGCGGCTCGATCCCGATCGTCGGCGATTTCAAGCGCGTGCTCGGCATGGACTCGCTCATGGTCGGCTTCGCGCTCGACGACGATCGCGTGCATTCGCCGAACGAGAAATACGATCTCACCTCGTTCCACAAAGGCACGCGCAGCTGGGCGCGGATTTTGGCGGCGCTGGCAGGGTAG
- a CDS encoding porin produces MKTILAASAASVLTAAAAQSADLPVKAKAVEYVRICSLYGAGYYYIPGTDTCIKIGGYVRFEAYHNAPQGAYPVNNATGVFTRLPNTFAMQSRFRLSADARTQTEYGTLRSYFNFGVNVRNNAIENGAPSTSVALERAFIQFAGFTFGRSETFFAHYSASSFGLLTGTFDGGTSSTGMNLAAYTWQFGNGLSASLSLEDSNAHSKGVVDLGNAANTAGVLGAAPFSSNASDSMGARMPDFVGNIRVDQAWGSAQIMGALREVGARYNFTNSSPTCNGGGTNTTSCGHPDEKWGWAVGAGLTLKMPWDSKDTLSGQIAYAKGASSYVAFANSNNALHTSGGLALGAFNDAVFGGVTPAEGGSTELELTETWGGSVAFQHYWTPSLRTSWVFGYMSVQYTDRAKALIANLGSRCIGTNVVISNPAACDPDFSTWRVSSRTMWTPVRNFDVGLEVAYTEVNTAFGGSTATLTSSNNGLAAGSYALEDQGVWSAALRVQRSFWP; encoded by the coding sequence ATGAAGACAATTCTCGCCGCCTCCGCGGCTAGCGTGTTGACAGCAGCCGCTGCGCAATCCGCCGATCTTCCTGTGAAGGCCAAAGCGGTCGAATATGTCAGGATCTGCAGTCTGTATGGTGCCGGCTATTATTACATCCCCGGCACAGACACCTGTATCAAGATCGGCGGCTATGTCCGCTTTGAAGCCTACCACAACGCGCCTCAGGGAGCTTATCCGGTCAACAACGCAACCGGCGTCTTCACCCGCCTCCCCAACACCTTCGCGATGCAGTCGCGCTTCCGGCTCTCTGCGGATGCGCGCACGCAGACCGAATACGGCACGCTGAGGTCATACTTCAATTTCGGCGTCAATGTCAGAAACAACGCCATTGAGAACGGTGCACCCAGCACATCGGTTGCTCTGGAGCGCGCCTTCATTCAGTTCGCGGGTTTCACCTTTGGCCGCTCCGAAACGTTCTTCGCACATTACAGCGCATCGTCCTTTGGACTTCTCACCGGCACCTTCGACGGCGGCACCAGCTCAACGGGCATGAACCTCGCCGCCTATACGTGGCAGTTCGGCAATGGCCTCTCGGCCAGTCTATCGCTTGAAGACTCCAATGCGCACAGCAAGGGCGTCGTCGATCTCGGCAACGCGGCGAACACCGCCGGCGTGCTTGGTGCTGCACCATTCTCGTCGAACGCAAGCGACAGCATGGGCGCGCGGATGCCTGATTTCGTCGGCAATATCCGCGTCGACCAGGCCTGGGGCTCCGCCCAGATCATGGGTGCGCTGCGCGAGGTCGGTGCGCGTTATAATTTCACCAACTCATCGCCGACCTGCAATGGCGGCGGCACCAATACGACATCGTGCGGCCACCCGGACGAAAAATGGGGTTGGGCGGTTGGTGCCGGCTTGACCCTGAAGATGCCCTGGGATTCCAAGGATACGCTGTCCGGCCAGATCGCCTACGCAAAGGGCGCTTCGAGCTATGTCGCTTTCGCGAACTCGAACAACGCGCTGCACACAAGCGGCGGTCTTGCACTCGGTGCCTTCAACGACGCGGTGTTCGGCGGCGTTACTCCGGCGGAGGGCGGTTCGACCGAGCTCGAACTGACTGAGACCTGGGGCGGTTCGGTCGCGTTCCAGCATTACTGGACACCCAGCCTGAGGACGTCATGGGTCTTTGGTTACATGAGTGTTCAGTACACCGACCGGGCCAAGGCCTTGATCGCCAATCTGGGCTCCCGCTGCATCGGCACCAATGTCGTGATCAGCAACCCCGCGGCCTGCGATCCGGATTTCTCGACATGGCGCGTCTCATCCCGCACCATGTGGACTCCTGTCCGCAATTTCGATGTGGGCCTCGAAGTGGCCTACACAGAGGTGAATACCGCGTTCGGAGGTTCGACAGCCACCTTGACCTCTTCCAATAACGGGCTCGCTGCCGGTTCCTACGCCCTGGAAGATCAAGGGGTTTGGTCTGCGGCGCTTCGTGTCCAGCGCAGCTTCTGGCCGTGA
- a CDS encoding MFS transporter, giving the protein MTPTTIAAAPTRSTDFRAIGLIGAAHFVSHVYMLVLPPLFPYVRAEFNVSYLELGSVIAVFNIISAVLQTPAGFLVDRTSARTVLIGGLLIGSAALAAAGLVSGFLAFGVMFALLGLANTVYHPADYALLSNRISGPRLSQAFSIHIFAGFIGTALTPAAMIMLASSLGWRGAFLATAILGFVVALALMAFGGPLAGREAARAKAATGGTAPGAGDWRVLMTWPVMLNLLFFVLISGVSVGVQNYSIVALQALWGTPISFGTTALTAYLLCSAFAVLAGGWITTRTHRHDLVATTGLALSGFTLLPVAFFDLGAALLLFFMGLSGFFNGALQPSRDMIVRQVTPPGAFGRVFGFVTTGFNIGGIIAPPAFGYMMDSGSPRAIFIGSALLSLAAIPTVMATVANRPRKAA; this is encoded by the coding sequence ATGACGCCGACCACCATTGCCGCCGCTCCAACGCGTTCGACCGATTTTCGGGCGATCGGCCTCATCGGCGCGGCCCATTTCGTCAGCCACGTCTATATGCTCGTGCTGCCGCCGCTGTTTCCGTATGTGCGGGCCGAGTTCAATGTCAGCTATCTCGAACTCGGCTCGGTCATTGCCGTATTCAACATCATTTCCGCGGTGTTGCAGACGCCGGCCGGCTTTCTGGTGGACCGCACCTCGGCGCGGACGGTGCTGATCGGCGGCCTGCTGATCGGTTCGGCCGCCTTGGCCGCCGCGGGGCTGGTCTCGGGTTTCCTCGCTTTCGGCGTGATGTTCGCGCTGCTGGGGCTCGCCAATACCGTTTATCACCCGGCCGATTATGCCCTGTTGTCGAATCGGATCTCCGGGCCGCGGCTGAGCCAGGCTTTCTCGATCCACATCTTTGCCGGCTTCATCGGTACGGCGCTGACGCCGGCGGCGATGATCATGCTCGCAAGTTCGCTCGGATGGCGCGGGGCGTTCCTTGCGACCGCCATTCTCGGTTTCGTCGTTGCGCTTGCGCTGATGGCGTTCGGCGGGCCGCTGGCGGGGCGTGAAGCGGCGCGGGCCAAAGCCGCCACCGGCGGCACAGCGCCGGGGGCGGGCGACTGGCGCGTGCTGATGACCTGGCCGGTCATGCTCAACCTCTTGTTCTTCGTGCTGATTTCCGGCGTGTCGGTTGGCGTGCAGAATTACAGCATCGTCGCGCTTCAGGCCTTGTGGGGAACGCCAATCTCGTTCGGTACGACCGCCTTAACGGCTTACCTTCTGTGCTCCGCTTTTGCGGTCCTGGCCGGTGGCTGGATCACGACGCGGACGCATCGCCATGACCTTGTGGCGACGACCGGTCTCGCTCTCAGCGGCTTTACCTTGCTGCCGGTTGCCTTCTTCGACCTCGGCGCCGCTTTGCTATTGTTCTTCATGGGCTTGTCGGGCTTCTTCAATGGCGCGCTTCAGCCCTCCCGCGACATGATCGTGCGACAGGTGACGCCGCCCGGCGCGTTCGGGCGGGTGTTCGGCTTCGTCACCACTGGCTTCAATATCGGTGGCATCATCGCCCCGCCGGCCTTCGGCTATATGATGGACAGTGGTTCTCCCCGGGCGATTTTCATCGGCTCCGCCTTGCTGTCGCTCGCCGCTATCCCGACGGTGATGGCCACGGTTGCGAATCGCCCGCGCAAGGCGGCATAA
- a CDS encoding calcium-binding protein translates to MAIIVGTLANEILKGSNRETNFVFGDFEGQLFQQTPGNDAVIGGNKSENHLFGDAGGLQEATGGNDIIVGGNNSLNFVWGDAGQMTNAIGGNDIITGGKNSENHLSGDGERMDALPRSSSTGGNDLIIGGDNSENFACGDAEDIFFSRGGNDTIIGGRNSTNTLSGDAGGFNVGCTGGNDLLIGGAKSTNLIYGDAGWLNNGIGGDDTLIGGMGGVNYMYGEGHTITATDAGDDRLISAARTTDHMWGDAQITDSVSLLGEDTFVFSPHNGCDYVHDFHQGQDIIELSGFSRRRLASFSDLDIKTIDTDGDHVADSSLIQFDHANNITVYGVTLLTEADFQFFV, encoded by the coding sequence ATGGCAATAATTGTCGGAACATTGGCGAATGAGATTTTGAAGGGGAGCAATCGCGAGACGAACTTTGTCTTTGGCGATTTTGAAGGTCAGCTCTTCCAGCAAACACCAGGAAACGACGCAGTCATCGGAGGCAACAAGTCCGAAAACCACTTGTTTGGCGATGCTGGCGGGTTGCAGGAAGCGACCGGTGGAAATGACATCATTGTCGGAGGCAACAACTCCCTGAACTTCGTGTGGGGGGATGCCGGGCAGATGACGAATGCGATAGGCGGCAATGACATCATCACAGGCGGCAAGAATTCCGAGAACCATCTGAGTGGCGACGGAGAGCGGATGGATGCTCTGCCACGATCCTCATCAACCGGCGGAAATGACCTCATTATCGGAGGCGACAATTCCGAGAACTTCGCATGTGGTGACGCCGAGGATATATTTTTTTCCAGAGGCGGCAATGACACGATCATAGGTGGGAGAAACTCCACAAACACCTTGAGCGGAGATGCCGGAGGCTTCAACGTCGGTTGCACAGGTGGAAACGATCTGTTGATCGGCGGCGCAAAGAGCACAAACTTGATCTACGGCGACGCCGGCTGGTTGAATAACGGAATTGGTGGCGACGATACGCTGATCGGCGGTATGGGAGGCGTCAACTACATGTACGGAGAGGGCCACACCATCACCGCAACGGACGCTGGAGACGACCGCTTGATCAGCGCCGCCCGCACGACCGATCACATGTGGGGTGATGCACAAATCACGGATAGTGTCTCCCTTCTGGGCGAAGACACATTTGTGTTCTCACCGCATAACGGCTGCGACTACGTCCATGACTTCCATCAAGGTCAGGACATCATCGAACTGAGCGGCTTTTCGAGGCGCCGTCTTGCATCGTTTTCGGATCTCGACATCAAAACCATAGATACCGATGGAGATCACGTTGCGGATAGCAGCCTCATTCAGTTCGACCACGCGAATAACATTACGGTGTATGGCGTGACCCTCCTGACCGAGGCGGACTTCCAGTTCTTCGTGTGA
- a CDS encoding glycosyltransferase family 39 protein, producing the protein MSFSATRALDAAAWAILLAVVLIAYLTFDDYGLGWDDYTHSQYGQLLLDYYASGLTDTRALSFVNLYMYGGGFDMLAALIAKLLPYDLFETRRLVGAAVGIIGLFVIWRLARRIGGPVAGLIALALLATTPLYYGHIFINAKDAPFAVAMAVLLFGLVRLLEDYPKPRPVTVLIFALGLGLTLGTRIMGGMAALYMVLPMALLIVHDMRADGAKPAAVNFGAFLLRLLPGFLLAYAVMAVIWPWCIREPLNPIRAVGYFSHFFEKPWKEMFDGQLISVPDMPRSYLPTLFGLKLTEILLLLGIPGLIAGIGLSVRHDIPVRRRATMVLLAGAFAIPIGITIITRPALYNGIRHFIFVLPPLTVLGGLAGAWLLHWLAERSRLATAVAAVVMVAGFAVPAVDMVGLHPYQYTHYNRVSGGMRGANHHYMLDYWGLSFKEAADQLLTVLEEKGIATPEGRRWVIAVCGPHPPAEAELGSDFVITWNTKGADFALMLGEFYCAELNAPELVKIERDGVVFARVYDIRGRNIPSLFTEPPITH; encoded by the coding sequence TTGTCCTTTTCGGCAACGCGAGCCCTTGATGCCGCGGCCTGGGCTATCCTCCTCGCGGTCGTCCTCATCGCCTATCTTACCTTCGACGATTACGGCCTCGGATGGGACGACTATACCCATTCGCAATACGGGCAATTGCTGCTCGACTATTATGCTTCCGGCTTGACCGACACCCGCGCGCTGTCCTTCGTCAATCTCTACATGTATGGCGGCGGCTTCGATATGCTGGCGGCCCTGATCGCCAAGCTCCTCCCCTACGATCTGTTCGAAACCCGGCGCCTTGTGGGTGCAGCCGTCGGCATCATCGGTTTGTTCGTCATATGGCGACTCGCTCGCCGCATCGGCGGGCCGGTCGCCGGCTTGATCGCACTGGCGCTGCTTGCAACGACGCCGCTCTATTACGGACATATCTTCATCAATGCGAAGGACGCCCCGTTCGCCGTCGCGATGGCGGTGCTGTTGTTCGGACTGGTGCGCCTCCTCGAGGATTATCCCAAGCCGAGACCAGTGACCGTCTTGATCTTCGCCCTCGGTCTTGGCCTGACGCTCGGCACACGCATCATGGGCGGCATGGCCGCACTTTACATGGTGTTGCCGATGGCGCTTCTGATCGTCCACGATATGCGCGCCGATGGTGCGAAACCGGCAGCGGTCAATTTTGGTGCCTTCCTGCTGCGGCTTCTTCCGGGATTCCTGCTCGCCTATGCCGTGATGGCGGTAATCTGGCCGTGGTGCATCCGGGAGCCGCTCAATCCGATCCGCGCCGTCGGCTATTTCTCGCACTTCTTCGAAAAGCCCTGGAAGGAAATGTTCGACGGACAACTCATTTCCGTCCCGGACATGCCGCGCAGTTACCTGCCGACCCTGTTCGGCTTGAAGCTCACGGAAATTCTTCTGCTGCTTGGCATTCCCGGCCTCATCGCCGGCATCGGGCTCTCGGTTCGCCACGACATTCCCGTTCGCCGGCGCGCCACGATGGTGCTGCTGGCGGGGGCCTTCGCAATCCCGATCGGCATCACCATCATCACGCGGCCGGCTCTCTATAACGGCATCCGGCATTTCATCTTCGTGCTGCCGCCGCTGACCGTGCTGGGCGGTCTTGCCGGTGCCTGGCTGCTCCATTGGCTGGCCGAACGCTCCCGCCTTGCCACAGCGGTCGCCGCTGTGGTGATGGTCGCCGGCTTCGCCGTCCCGGCCGTCGATATGGTCGGTCTCCACCCCTATCAATACACCCACTACAATCGCGTCAGTGGCGGTATGCGCGGTGCCAACCACCATTACATGCTCGATTACTGGGGCTTGTCGTTCAAGGAAGCCGCCGACCAATTGCTGACTGTGCTTGAGGAAAAAGGCATCGCGACCCCCGAAGGGCGGCGATGGGTCATCGCCGTGTGCGGCCCGCACCCGCCGGCTGAAGCCGAACTCGGCTCCGATTTCGTCATCACCTGGAACACCAAGGGCGCTGACTTCGCGCTAATGCTTGGCGAGTTCTATTGCGCCGAACTGAACGCACCGGAGCTTGTGAAGATCGAACGCGACGGCGTTGTCTTTGCTCGCGTTTACGATATTCGCGGCCGCAACATTCCCAGCCTGTTCACGGAGCCGCCGATTACACATTAA
- a CDS encoding superoxide dismutase, with amino-acid sequence MAFTLPDLPYSYDALAPYMSRETLEYHHDKHHKAYVDNGNKLLAGTEWEGKPLEEIVKGSFGKNPGLFNNAGQHYNHIHFWKWMKPNGGGSKIPGDLEKKIIADLGSVEKMKEDFAQAGVTQFGSGWCWLAVKDGKIAIMKSANGESPLVQGASPILGCDVWEHSYYIDYRNRRPDYLKAFVDHLVNWDYVAEMYEKAAK; translated from the coding sequence ATGGCCTTTACGCTGCCCGACCTCCCCTATTCTTACGACGCTCTCGCGCCCTACATGTCGCGCGAAACGCTCGAATATCATCACGACAAGCATCACAAGGCTTATGTCGACAATGGCAATAAGCTGCTTGCCGGCACCGAGTGGGAAGGCAAGCCGCTGGAAGAGATCGTGAAGGGCTCCTTCGGCAAGAATCCCGGCCTCTTCAACAATGCCGGCCAGCATTACAACCACATCCATTTCTGGAAATGGATGAAGCCGAATGGCGGCGGCAGCAAGATTCCGGGTGATCTCGAGAAGAAGATCATCGCGGACCTCGGCTCGGTCGAGAAGATGAAGGAAGACTTCGCCCAGGCCGGTGTCACCCAGTTCGGTTCAGGCTGGTGCTGGCTTGCCGTCAAGGACGGCAAGATCGCCATCATGAAGTCTGCCAATGGCGAAAGCCCGCTGGTTCAGGGCGCCTCGCCGATCCTCGGCTGCGACGTGTGGGAGCATTCCTATTACATCGATTATCGCAATCGCCGTCCGGATTATCTGAAGGCGTTTGTCGATCATCTGGTGAACTGGGATTACGTTGCCGAAATGTACGAGAAGGCCGCCAAGTAA